From one Luteipulveratus mongoliensis genomic stretch:
- a CDS encoding penicillin-binding transpeptidase domain-containing protein — translation MPRSTVLTAAGAGVLVAGGIGGYMLWHQHQQSSEQDEGARTAATTLATAWQNRKLDQATYVGTSPTGAAENFRTTTRALGSGPIKVTVGKIQRDGNAATADLQVSWTLSDGKQFAWTDPVPLAKSGNTWGVKVGDKSLWHPRLTADGAFSVDAGGSATRGEILGRGGAKIMANQNVYDITIDPVKATDQSVRSLEGIVGSSPGSLGAKLKKAQSSGSKGTIAVITYRESDYAAHKGSIEGLPGILATERQQPLAQTRTFGQPLLGTVGHVTAEMIKKDPQRYREGMYAGTSGLQETYDSTLAPTSGVTVTPRGSSDVILFGQKPRNGTSLQTTLDPKVQAAAEKALTKTGKTPSALVAIDVKSGDVLALANSPSYGINRALTGRYQPGSTLKVSSTYALLTKGFSTSTKVPCPPDIVVDGRRIGNFERETLSDPTFVEDFAHSCNTAFVKATADLAPGDMRTAATALGIGVDWSKQLGVGPVFTGSVPVTTGKTDQAAASFGQARTLASPMAIAVMSGSVARGSFIPPALVTNPKPGGDRTPKPLNAGAVQELHSLMRKVVTDGSGTVMQGTPGGDVYAKTGTAEFTQDGKPLVRAWLTGWQGDVAFAVLVEEVATGQTGGTVAAPVAKDFLTSLQTG, via the coding sequence ATGCCTCGTTCCACGGTCCTGACCGCAGCCGGTGCCGGCGTCCTCGTGGCGGGAGGTATCGGCGGCTACATGCTCTGGCACCAGCACCAGCAGTCCTCGGAGCAGGACGAAGGTGCTCGTACGGCCGCGACCACCCTCGCCACCGCCTGGCAGAACCGCAAGCTGGACCAGGCGACGTACGTCGGCACGAGCCCGACCGGTGCCGCCGAGAACTTCCGGACCACCACGCGGGCGCTGGGCAGCGGCCCGATCAAGGTGACGGTCGGCAAGATCCAGCGCGATGGCAACGCGGCCACCGCCGATCTGCAGGTGAGCTGGACTCTGAGCGACGGCAAGCAGTTCGCCTGGACCGATCCGGTACCGCTGGCCAAGTCCGGCAACACGTGGGGCGTCAAGGTCGGCGACAAGTCCCTCTGGCACCCGAGGCTGACCGCGGACGGTGCGTTCTCGGTGGACGCGGGCGGCTCGGCGACCCGGGGTGAGATCCTCGGCCGCGGCGGCGCCAAGATCATGGCCAACCAGAACGTCTACGACATCACGATCGACCCGGTGAAGGCGACGGATCAAAGCGTGCGGTCACTCGAGGGCATCGTGGGATCCAGCCCGGGCAGCCTGGGCGCCAAGCTCAAGAAGGCGCAGAGCTCAGGCTCGAAGGGCACGATCGCGGTCATCACCTATCGCGAGTCCGACTACGCCGCGCACAAGGGCTCCATCGAGGGCCTGCCGGGCATCCTCGCCACGGAGCGTCAGCAACCGCTGGCACAGACCCGCACGTTCGGGCAGCCGCTGCTCGGCACCGTCGGCCACGTGACTGCCGAGATGATCAAGAAGGACCCGCAGCGCTACCGCGAGGGCATGTACGCCGGCACGTCCGGTCTCCAGGAGACCTACGACTCCACCCTCGCGCCCACGAGCGGGGTGACGGTGACGCCCAGGGGCAGCTCCGACGTCATCCTGTTCGGCCAGAAGCCACGCAACGGCACCTCGCTGCAGACCACGCTCGACCCGAAGGTCCAGGCGGCGGCGGAGAAGGCGTTGACCAAGACCGGCAAGACGCCGTCCGCTCTGGTCGCCATTGACGTGAAGAGCGGCGACGTGCTCGCCCTGGCCAACTCACCGTCGTACGGCATCAACCGAGCCTTGACCGGGCGCTATCAGCCCGGGTCCACGCTCAAGGTGTCCTCGACGTACGCCTTGCTCACCAAGGGTTTCAGCACCAGCACCAAGGTGCCGTGCCCGCCGGACATCGTGGTCGACGGGCGACGGATCGGGAACTTCGAGCGTGAGACGTTGAGCGACCCGACGTTCGTGGAGGACTTCGCGCACTCGTGCAACACCGCGTTCGTGAAGGCGACGGCCGACCTCGCGCCCGGCGACATGCGCACCGCGGCGACCGCGCTCGGCATCGGTGTCGACTGGTCCAAGCAGCTGGGCGTCGGTCCGGTCTTCACGGGTTCGGTGCCGGTCACGACCGGCAAGACCGATCAGGCGGCGGCCAGCTTCGGGCAGGCCCGGACCTTGGCCTCACCGATGGCGATCGCGGTCATGTCCGGCTCGGTGGCGCGCGGCTCGTTCATCCCGCCGGCGCTCGTGACCAACCCGAAGCCGGGTGGCGACCGCACGCCGAAGCCGCTCAATGCCGGCGCGGTGCAGGAGCTGCACTCGCTGATGCGCAAGGTGGTGACGGACGGCTCCGGCACGGTCATGCAGGGCACGCCTGGTGGCGACGTCTATGCCAAGACCGGGACGGCGGAGTTCACGCAGGACGGCAAGCCCTTGGTGCGAGCGTGGCTGACGGGCTGGCAGGGCGATGTGGCGTTCGCGGTCCTCGTCGAGGAGGTCGCGACGGGCCAGACGGGCGGCACCGTGGCCGCGCCCGTGGCCAAGGATTTCCTCACGAGCCTGCAGACCGGCTGA